ACCGGGCTGGAGGTTGGGCGAGCGGGCCGATGCTGCTTGCTCTGGCGATCGGGGGCCTGGGGTGTTCGGGCGACGATGGCCCGAAGACCTACCCGGTGGAGGGGGTCTTGCGCGTCGGCGGCGAGCCGGCGGCGGGGGCGTTTCTCGTCTTCCACCCGACCGACGGCAGTGAGGAGCGTCCTCGGGCGCAGGTGGGACCGGATGGCACCTTCCGGCTCTCGACCTGGTCCGAGGGGGACGGCGCCCCGGCGGGCGACTACGCCGTAACTGTGGAATGGTGGAAGCTGCGGTTCGAGCATGGCGAGGCAGTTCCGGGAGCGAATGTCATTCCCCCCCAGTACACCAGCCCCGAGCAGTCGCCGCTGAAGGTGACGGTCATCGAAGGGGAGAACCGCCTGGAGGAGTTCCAAATCCGATGAGACACGATCCAGAGCGTTTTCGGGACGAGGCGGTCCGGCGGGGCGTCGGCTCGGAAGGCCGAATTCAAGAATTCAGGAACGGTGAGGTACGTCTGATGAGATCGAACGGCACGCGGAAGGGGTTCACGCTGATCGAGTTGCTGGTGGTCATCGCGATCATCGGTGTTCTGGTGGGCCTCTTGCTCCCGGCGGTGCAGGCCGCCCGCGAGGCCGCCCAGAGGGCGCAGTGTGTCAACAACCTGAAGCAGTTGGGAATCGCCGCGCACACGTTCCACGACGTGCAGGGGCATCTGCCCTCCAGCCTCCGGCCGGGCGGCCTGACCCCCTTGCCCCGGACGGCGGGCCTGACCTACCTGCTGCAATACCTGGAAGGGGGCAATCTCTATCACACGTTCAATCTCAACGCGACTTGGGGCCATCCGGTGAATACAACGTCAAGTCTGACGCAGGTGAAGACCTTCCTCTGCCCGTCGTCGCCGTTGCCCGAGCGGCGGGACGGCATCCCTGAGTTCTCGCCGTTTGTGGCGAACATCAACGGTGTGACCGACTACTCACCGACCATCGGCGTCGATGCCCGCTTGCTCTCGGCGAGGCTGGTCGATGGGGTGGGCAAGGGAATGCTGCCGAAGAACGAACGGCCGAGGCTGGCAGACGTGCGGGACGGCACGTCGAACACGATCATGTACGCCGAATCGGCCGGCCGGCCGTTCCTGTTCCGCAAAGGAGGCAACCAAATCA
The window above is part of the Tautonia marina genome. Proteins encoded here:
- a CDS encoding DUF1559 family PulG-like putative transporter, with protein sequence MRSNGTRKGFTLIELLVVIAIIGVLVGLLLPAVQAAREAAQRAQCVNNLKQLGIAAHTFHDVQGHLPSSLRPGGLTPLPRTAGLTYLLQYLEGGNLYHTFNLNATWGHPVNTTSSLTQVKTFLCPSSPLPERRDGIPEFSPFVANINGVTDYSPTIGVDARLLSARLVDGVGKGMLPKNERPRLADVRDGTSNTIMYAESAGRPFLFRKGGNQISEDLAQVRVNGGGWARPASDLTLDGSAPGGALLPGPCPLNCTNGEDVGTSPFPHPYYGTEGTSEVFAFHPGGANVLLGDGSVRFIKETVNIRTFAGLVTRNGGELLSADDY